Proteins encoded within one genomic window of Paenarthrobacter sp. JL.01a:
- a CDS encoding MFS transporter, with protein sequence MSSTAPSKEGESTRPVNSRGRVIFASLIGTTIEFYDFYAYATASVLVFPKLFFPDATDINALLSAFAIFGVAFFARPIGAVVFGHFGDKIGRKGTLVASLLTMGIATFLIGLLPEASLPGWAILAPLLLVVLRFFQGLALGGEWSGAALLATENAPEGKRAIYGTFPQLGAPIGFIIANVIFIWMNVALTPEQFLAWGWRVPFLVSAVLVIVGLYVRLKLVESASFTKVVQQDKVQKLPLGATLKNHWRPVVAGTFIMFATYVLFYIMTTFTLSYGTKPTLAGAQAAAEKAGKPMTAEQIAAFVPGLGISRSDFLWMLIIGVIFFGIFTVVSGPLAEKWGRRKFLLGVTAGIFVFGALWFTMFGPGQAAAMVGLIVGFTLMGLTFGPMAAILPELFPANVRYTGSAVAYNLSSMIGAAPASFVAIALWSAANGSTWLVGVYMAVAAVVTFIALWFTRETKDTDYENNVA encoded by the coding sequence ATGTCTTCCACCGCACCATCCAAGGAAGGCGAGTCCACTCGACCGGTGAACTCGCGGGGGCGGGTGATCTTCGCCAGCCTGATCGGTACAACGATCGAGTTCTACGACTTCTACGCCTACGCGACGGCGTCTGTGCTCGTCTTTCCCAAGCTCTTCTTCCCGGACGCCACCGACATCAACGCCCTGCTCAGCGCCTTCGCCATCTTCGGCGTCGCCTTCTTCGCACGGCCCATCGGAGCCGTGGTCTTCGGGCACTTTGGTGACAAGATCGGCCGCAAGGGAACGCTGGTGGCTTCCTTGCTGACGATGGGTATTGCCACATTCCTCATCGGCCTGCTCCCCGAGGCATCGCTGCCCGGGTGGGCCATCCTGGCCCCGCTGCTGCTGGTGGTCCTTCGGTTCTTCCAGGGCCTGGCTTTGGGCGGCGAATGGTCCGGTGCCGCGTTGCTCGCCACCGAGAATGCCCCCGAGGGAAAGCGCGCCATCTACGGTACGTTCCCGCAGCTGGGTGCGCCCATCGGCTTCATCATCGCCAACGTGATCTTCATCTGGATGAACGTTGCCCTGACGCCCGAACAGTTCCTGGCATGGGGTTGGCGTGTGCCGTTCCTCGTCAGTGCCGTGCTGGTGATCGTGGGCCTGTACGTCCGGCTCAAGCTCGTGGAAAGCGCATCCTTCACCAAGGTGGTCCAGCAGGACAAGGTCCAGAAACTTCCCCTGGGTGCCACCCTCAAGAACCACTGGCGCCCGGTGGTCGCAGGCACGTTCATCATGTTTGCCACTTACGTGCTGTTCTACATCATGACCACCTTCACCCTCTCCTACGGCACCAAGCCAACCTTGGCAGGTGCGCAGGCGGCGGCTGAGAAGGCCGGCAAGCCCATGACCGCGGAGCAGATTGCCGCGTTCGTGCCGGGCCTTGGAATCTCCCGTTCCGACTTCCTCTGGATGCTGATCATCGGTGTGATCTTCTTCGGTATCTTCACTGTTGTCTCCGGTCCGCTGGCCGAGAAGTGGGGCCGCCGGAAGTTCCTGCTGGGTGTCACCGCCGGAATCTTCGTCTTCGGCGCGCTCTGGTTCACCATGTTCGGCCCCGGCCAGGCGGCTGCCATGGTCGGCCTGATTGTCGGCTTCACCCTCATGGGCCTTACCTTTGGCCCCATGGCGGCGATACTGCCCGAGCTGTTCCCGGCCAATGTCCGCTACACGGGCTCCGCCGTGGCGTACAACCTGTCCTCCATGATCGGAGCAGCTCCCGCGTCCTTCGTGGCCATCGCCCTGTGGTCCGCAGCGAACGGAAGCACCTGGCTGGTCGGGGTCTACATGGCCGTCGCAGCCGTGGTCACCTTCATCGCGCTGTGGTTCACGCGCGAAACCAAGGACACGGACTACGAGAACAACGTAGCCTAA